A window of Streptomyces sp. SAI-127 contains these coding sequences:
- a CDS encoding VOC family protein, with protein MLRLTDFIIDCPDTMKLAAFYSQVTGRPIKEGSSEDWAGIQFGEIELAFIRVDDYRAPQWPDSEHPKQFHLDFEVDEIESEQRRVLDLGATLRQDFIGPNGYGWQVYTDPIGHPFCLCRNKGVIWTDQGPIWPKRD; from the coding sequence ATGCTGCGACTCACCGATTTCATTATCGACTGCCCGGACACGATGAAGCTGGCGGCTTTCTACTCCCAGGTGACGGGCCGTCCGATCAAGGAAGGTAGCTCCGAGGACTGGGCTGGCATCCAGTTCGGCGAGATCGAGCTGGCATTCATCCGGGTGGACGACTACCGCGCTCCGCAGTGGCCCGACAGCGAGCACCCCAAGCAGTTCCACCTCGACTTCGAAGTGGACGAGATCGAGTCCGAGCAGCGCCGCGTCCTCGACCTCGGCGCGACGCTGAGGCAGGACTTCATCGGCCCCAACGGCTACGGCTGGCAGGTCTACACCGACCCGATAGGCCACCCCTTCTGCCTGTGCCGCAACAAGGGCGTCATCTGGACCGACCAGGGCCCGATCTGGCCCAAGCGCGACTAA
- a CDS encoding trypsin-like peptidase domain-containing protein: protein MSTENEGTAVPPAPSAPPVPVDAPAASTPQASEAGAPTTPIPPVPPHVSGGAQGPELVHAGPARAYASAEGDAQQGASGAPQYPGPGPEGAWPPPQAPGTPLYADGGAGGAGGAWGSGYQQPAPKPKNGRGGLVAAVLVAALVAGGVGGGLGYTLAKDNDNGSSTTLSASDSGGSVKRDAGTVAGVAQKALPSTVTIEAESTSGEGGTGTGFVFDTQGHIVTNNHVVADAVDGGKLTATFPNGKKYDAEVVGHAQGYDVAVIKLKNAPNDLKPLTLGNSDQVAVGDSTIAIGAPFGLSNTVTTGIISAKDRPVASSDGSGSNASYMSALQTDASINPGNSGGPLLDAQGNVIGINSAIQSTSGGGLGGTSQSGSIGLGFAIPINQAKYVAQQLIKTGKPVYAKIGASVSLEDSTGGAKITTEGAGGSDPVEAGGPAAKAGLKPGDVITKLDDHVIDSGPTLIGEIWTHKPGDKVKITYERGGKTNTVDLTLGARTGDS, encoded by the coding sequence GTGAGCACCGAGAACGAGGGCACCGCGGTACCCCCGGCCCCGTCTGCACCCCCCGTGCCGGTGGACGCTCCCGCGGCTTCGACGCCCCAGGCCTCCGAGGCGGGCGCCCCCACCACCCCGATCCCACCGGTGCCGCCGCACGTCTCCGGCGGCGCGCAGGGGCCGGAACTCGTGCATGCGGGACCGGCGCGGGCGTACGCCTCGGCGGAGGGTGATGCTCAGCAGGGCGCGAGCGGCGCGCCGCAGTACCCCGGTCCGGGCCCCGAGGGCGCCTGGCCGCCGCCGCAGGCGCCGGGCACCCCGTTGTACGCCGACGGCGGCGCGGGCGGGGCGGGCGGAGCCTGGGGTTCGGGTTACCAGCAGCCCGCACCGAAGCCGAAGAACGGCCGTGGTGGTCTCGTCGCCGCGGTCCTGGTGGCGGCGCTCGTCGCCGGTGGCGTGGGCGGCGGTCTCGGCTACACCCTGGCCAAGGACAACGACAACGGCTCCTCGACGACCCTCTCCGCCTCCGACAGCGGCGGCAGCGTCAAGCGTGACGCCGGCACCGTCGCGGGCGTGGCGCAGAAGGCCCTGCCCAGCACGGTCACCATCGAGGCGGAGTCCACCAGCGGCGAGGGCGGCACCGGCACCGGATTCGTCTTCGACACCCAGGGCCACATCGTCACCAACAACCACGTGGTGGCCGACGCGGTCGACGGCGGCAAACTGACCGCCACATTCCCGAACGGCAAGAAGTACGACGCCGAGGTGGTCGGCCACGCGCAGGGCTACGACGTGGCCGTCATCAAGCTCAAGAACGCGCCGAATGACCTCAAGCCGCTCACCCTGGGCAACTCCGACCAGGTGGCGGTCGGCGACTCCACGATCGCGATCGGCGCCCCCTTCGGCCTGTCGAACACCGTGACGACGGGCATCATCAGTGCGAAGGACCGCCCGGTGGCGTCGAGCGACGGCAGCGGCAGCAACGCCTCGTACATGAGCGCGTTGCAGACGGACGCGTCCATCAACCCGGGCAACTCGGGAGGCCCCCTCCTCGACGCGCAGGGCAACGTGATCGGCATCAACTCCGCGATCCAGTCCACCAGCGGCGGCGGCCTCGGCGGCACCAGCCAGTCCGGCTCGATCGGCCTCGGCTTCGCCATCCCGATCAACCAGGCCAAGTACGTCGCCCAGCAGCTGATCAAGACCGGCAAGCCGGTCTACGCCAAGATCGGCGCGTCCGTCTCCCTGGAGGACTCCACGGGCGGCGCGAAGATCACCACCGAGGGCGCCGGCGGCTCCGACCCGGTCGAGGCGGGCGGCCCCGCCGCCAAGGCCGGCCTCAAGCCCGGCGACGTCATCACCAAGCTGGACGACCACGTGATCGACTCCGGCCCCACCCTGATCGGCGAGATCTGGACCCACAAGCCCGGCGACAAGGTCAAGATCACCTACGAGCGCGGCGGCAAGACCAACACGGTGGATCTCACCCTGGGCGCCCGCACAGGGGACAGCTGA